One stretch of Armigeres subalbatus isolate Guangzhou_Male chromosome 2, GZ_Asu_2, whole genome shotgun sequence DNA includes these proteins:
- the LOC134210533 gene encoding uncharacterized protein LOC134210533: MLMQLLWLQPCGWDDEVSSTIADKWENYIQQLPMLNDFRVPRYALLPHAVIQLHTFSDASESAYGACTYARSTDSYGHIVVNLLASKSRVAPLKRITLPRLELCAADLATKTPH, from the coding sequence ATGCTAATGCAGCTCCTGTGGTTGCAACCTTGCGGCTGGGACGATGAAGTATCCAGCACAATCGCCGACAAATGGGAAAACTACATCCAACAACTGCCAATGCTGAACGACTTCCGTGTGCCACGTTACGCTTTACTACCACATGCTGTGATTCAACTGCACACATTCTCCGATGCATCCGAGTCGGCTTATGGTGCATGCACGTACGCTCGGTCCACCGATTCCTATGGGCACATTGTTGTTAATCTCTTGGCATCGAAATCCCGCGTTGCGCCGTTGAAACGCATTACACTTCCACGACTGGAACTTTGTGCTGCTGATCTCGCAACGAAAACTCCACACTAA